The Malus sylvestris chromosome 12, drMalSylv7.2, whole genome shotgun sequence genome contains a region encoding:
- the LOC126592705 gene encoding putative metallophosphoesterase At3g03305 isoform X1 → MGGGSSGILMMVFRVIMLCHCLPLFLNLNLNLYAVAVTTTEESEEEFQQQLRRAVDVKGGPDSVVWVVQLSDLHFSVHHPDRALDFKNFVGPALSFINPSLVFITGDLTDGKSKDLLTMKQNEDEWLEYHNVMEDVIKRSRLDKTLFFDLRGNHDNFGVPQLGGSFDFFSKYSISGQLGRRRNVNSVTLQTGDRKHLFVGVDTTMSVGLRGPTNLFGHPTDQLLAELDTHLSQWDSRSQEPLSKISFGHFPLSFSVTSNSGKRLKDIFLNHSISAYICGHLHSSFGRNLKRRHQLSRHFLSLQKFFQLNVHQPYFHSAVNCSTEAPAAKEFWEWEMGDWRRSRAMRILAIDRGHVSYVDIDFKSGTKKTIILPTFPLDSRFMSTSSSHHEYECHDMVPLSYGTVRALVFSVSPIVSVTTKIYDSRPGFLNLVFEAPMQMIGDNTSRGDLYVAPWNHRAFEDPVPSRYWLQIEATDFMGRSILSDLRPFSVNGLTTMTSWTWKEFMVMGCQWDALYYPMLWCAVYFVLSILLIPKAILTFSVRHFTYKNKGFVNAVGLVFQELCRLPVAWFGFLGYLFYLILFPWVTGQVFTDGKDKGYMTYMGWVVKSFNQKGKHEYVGSPDVMVVVLPHLVFVVFPALFLTAALATEKQISREHFLSVTGKKEDDYGPEEKRSLWYDYSGNRRSNSGVGNRWIRNVLLVLCFAVCWKHFMNCRTLIKAYEMNPILHFPGYSLTIPLLLAYTAYKTRSV, encoded by the exons ATGGGTGGTGGGTCGAGTGGCATTCTGATGATGGTGTTTAGGGTAATAATGCTCTGCCACTGCCTCCCTCTATTTCTCAATCTCAATCTCAATCTGTATGCGGTAGCAGTAACAACGACTGAAGAATCCGAAGAAGAATTCCAACAACAACTGAGGAGGGCGGTAGATGTGAAGGGAGGCCCCGACTCAGTTGTGTGGGTGGTTCAGCTCTCTGATCTCCATTTCAGCGTCCACCATCCCGACAGAGCTCTCgacttcaagaattttgtgggTCCCGCCCTCTCCTTCATCAACCCTTCTCTCGTCTTCATCACCGGTGACCTCACAG ATGGAAAAAGCAAGGATTTGTTGACAATGAAGCAAAATGAGGACGAGTGGCTGGAATACCACAACGTCATGGAGGACGTCATCAAAAGGAGTCGACTTGACAAGACCCTCTTCTTTGATCTCAGAGGAAATCACGACAACTTTGGCGTGCCACAGCTCGGCGGCTCCTTTGATTTCTTTTCAAAGTACAGCATCAGTGGCCAGTTGGGCAGAAGACGGAATGTCAACAGTGTCACTCTTCAG ACTGGTGATCGGAAGCATCTCTTTGTTGGAGTTGATACCACAATGTCTGTTGGTTTACGAGGTCCAACTAATCTCTTTGGGCATCCAACTGATCAACTATTAGCAGAATTGGATACACACCTCTCTCAGTGGGACTCTAGATCACAAGAACCATTAAGCAAGATTTCCTTTGGGCATTTTCCTCTTTCATTCTCAGTGACCTCAAACTCCGGGAAGAGACTAAAAGATATATTCCTCAATCATTCCATATCAGCTTATATATGTGGGCATCTGCATTCTAGCTTTGGCAGAAACTTGAAGAGGCGCCATCAGTTGAGTCGTCACTTTTTATCCTTGCAAAAGTTTTTCCAGCTTAATGTACACCAGCCCTATTTTCATAGTGCTGTTAACTGTTCAACTGAAGCCCCAGCCGCCAAAGAGTTCTGGGAGTGGGAGATGGGTGACTGGAGGAGGAGCAGAGCCATGAGAATTTTGGCCATTGATAGAGGCCATGTTTCGTATGTTGACATTGACTTCAAGTCAGGCACCAAAAAGACTATCATATTGCCAACTTTTCCCCTGGACTCACGGTTCATGTCAACATCTTCATCCCATCACGAGTATGAATGTCATGATATGGTCCCTTTATCTTATGGGACAGTTAGAGCCCTGGTGTTTTCTGTTTCTCCAATTGTATCAGTTACAACTAAGATCTATGACTCAAGACCTGGATTTCTCAATCTGGTATTTGAGGCACCCATGCAAATGATTGGGGATAACACCTCCAGGGGAGATCTTTATGTTGCTCCATGGAATCATAGAGCCTTTGAGGATCCAGTCCCTAGCAGATATTGGTTGCAAATAGAAGCAACAGACTTCATGGGCAGATCAATTTTATCTGATTTGAGGCCATTTTCTGTTAATGGCCTTACTACTATGACTTCATGGACCTGGAAGGAATTTATGGTCATGGGTTGTCAATGGGATGCCTTGTATTACCCAATGCTCTGGTGTGCTGTATATTTCGTACTCTCCATCCTCCTTATTCCAAAAGCTATCCTCACTTTCTCAGTTAGGCATTTCacttacaagaataagggcttcGTGAATGCTGTAGGATTGGTTTTTCAGGAGCTCTGCAGGCTTCCCGTAGCATGGTTTGGTTTTTTAGGATACTTGTTCTACCTTATATTATTCCCCTGGGTTACTGGGCAAGTTTTCACTGACGGCAAGGATAAAGGATACATGACCTATATGGGGTGGGTGGTCAAATCTTTTAATCAGAAGGGAAAACATGAGTATGTTGGATCTCCAGATGTAATGGTAGTGGTTCTTCCACATCTCGTCTTTGTGGTTTTTCCTGCTCTTTTCCTGACTGCAGCTTTGGCTACTGAAAAACAGATCTCCAGAGAACATTTTCTCTCCGTTACAGGGAAGAAAGAAGATGACTATGGTCCAGAGGAAAAGAGATCTTTATGGTACGATTACTCAGGTAATAGGAGATCAAATTCTGGTGTTGGAAACCGGTGGATTCGAAATGTACTTTTGGTTCTTTGCTTTGCAGTTTGTTGGAAGCACTTTATG AATTGCAGGACTCTCATCAAAGCATATGAGATGAATCCCATTCTCCATTTTCCTGGATATAGCCTAACAATTCCACTACTGTTGGCTTATACGGCCTACAAAACCAGGAGTGTATAA
- the LOC126592705 gene encoding putative metallophosphoesterase At3g03305 isoform X2 produces MGGGSSGILMMVFRVIMLCHCLPLFLNLNLNLYAVAVTTTEESEEEFQQQLRRAVDVKGGPDSVVWVVQLSDLHFSVHHPDRALDFKNFVGPALSFINPSLVFITGDLTDGKSKDLLTMKQNEDEWLEYHNVMEDVIKRSRLDKTLFFDLRGNHDNFGVPQLGGSFDFFSKYSISGQLGRRRNVNSVTLQTGDRKHLFVGVDTTMSVGLRGPTNLFGHPTDQLLAELDTHLSQWDSRSQEPLSKISFGHFPLSFSVTSNSGKRLKDIFLNHSISAYICGHLHSSFGRNLKRRHQLSRHFLSLQKFFQLNVHQPYFHSAVNCSTEAPAAKEFWEWEMGDWRRSRAMRILAIDRGHVSYVDIDFKSGTKKTIILPTFPLDSRFMSTSSSHHEYECHDMVPLSYGTVRALVFSVSPIVSVTTKIYDSRPGFLNLVFEAPMQMIGDNTSRGDLYVAPWNHRAFEDPVPSRYWLQIEATDFMGRSILSDLRPFSVNGLTTMTSWTWKEFMVMGCQWDALYYPMLWCAVYFVLSILLIPKAILTFSVRHFTYKNKGFVNAVGLVFQELCRLPVAWFGFLGYLFYLILFPWVTGQVFTDGKDKGYMTYMGWVVKSFNQKGKHEYVGSPDVMISREHFLSVTGKKEDDYGPEEKRSLWYDYSGNRRSNSGVGNRWIRNVLLVLCFAVCWKHFMNCRTLIKAYEMNPILHFPGYSLTIPLLLAYTAYKTRSV; encoded by the exons ATGGGTGGTGGGTCGAGTGGCATTCTGATGATGGTGTTTAGGGTAATAATGCTCTGCCACTGCCTCCCTCTATTTCTCAATCTCAATCTCAATCTGTATGCGGTAGCAGTAACAACGACTGAAGAATCCGAAGAAGAATTCCAACAACAACTGAGGAGGGCGGTAGATGTGAAGGGAGGCCCCGACTCAGTTGTGTGGGTGGTTCAGCTCTCTGATCTCCATTTCAGCGTCCACCATCCCGACAGAGCTCTCgacttcaagaattttgtgggTCCCGCCCTCTCCTTCATCAACCCTTCTCTCGTCTTCATCACCGGTGACCTCACAG ATGGAAAAAGCAAGGATTTGTTGACAATGAAGCAAAATGAGGACGAGTGGCTGGAATACCACAACGTCATGGAGGACGTCATCAAAAGGAGTCGACTTGACAAGACCCTCTTCTTTGATCTCAGAGGAAATCACGACAACTTTGGCGTGCCACAGCTCGGCGGCTCCTTTGATTTCTTTTCAAAGTACAGCATCAGTGGCCAGTTGGGCAGAAGACGGAATGTCAACAGTGTCACTCTTCAG ACTGGTGATCGGAAGCATCTCTTTGTTGGAGTTGATACCACAATGTCTGTTGGTTTACGAGGTCCAACTAATCTCTTTGGGCATCCAACTGATCAACTATTAGCAGAATTGGATACACACCTCTCTCAGTGGGACTCTAGATCACAAGAACCATTAAGCAAGATTTCCTTTGGGCATTTTCCTCTTTCATTCTCAGTGACCTCAAACTCCGGGAAGAGACTAAAAGATATATTCCTCAATCATTCCATATCAGCTTATATATGTGGGCATCTGCATTCTAGCTTTGGCAGAAACTTGAAGAGGCGCCATCAGTTGAGTCGTCACTTTTTATCCTTGCAAAAGTTTTTCCAGCTTAATGTACACCAGCCCTATTTTCATAGTGCTGTTAACTGTTCAACTGAAGCCCCAGCCGCCAAAGAGTTCTGGGAGTGGGAGATGGGTGACTGGAGGAGGAGCAGAGCCATGAGAATTTTGGCCATTGATAGAGGCCATGTTTCGTATGTTGACATTGACTTCAAGTCAGGCACCAAAAAGACTATCATATTGCCAACTTTTCCCCTGGACTCACGGTTCATGTCAACATCTTCATCCCATCACGAGTATGAATGTCATGATATGGTCCCTTTATCTTATGGGACAGTTAGAGCCCTGGTGTTTTCTGTTTCTCCAATTGTATCAGTTACAACTAAGATCTATGACTCAAGACCTGGATTTCTCAATCTGGTATTTGAGGCACCCATGCAAATGATTGGGGATAACACCTCCAGGGGAGATCTTTATGTTGCTCCATGGAATCATAGAGCCTTTGAGGATCCAGTCCCTAGCAGATATTGGTTGCAAATAGAAGCAACAGACTTCATGGGCAGATCAATTTTATCTGATTTGAGGCCATTTTCTGTTAATGGCCTTACTACTATGACTTCATGGACCTGGAAGGAATTTATGGTCATGGGTTGTCAATGGGATGCCTTGTATTACCCAATGCTCTGGTGTGCTGTATATTTCGTACTCTCCATCCTCCTTATTCCAAAAGCTATCCTCACTTTCTCAGTTAGGCATTTCacttacaagaataagggcttcGTGAATGCTGTAGGATTGGTTTTTCAGGAGCTCTGCAGGCTTCCCGTAGCATGGTTTGGTTTTTTAGGATACTTGTTCTACCTTATATTATTCCCCTGGGTTACTGGGCAAGTTTTCACTGACGGCAAGGATAAAGGATACATGACCTATATGGGGTGGGTGGTCAAATCTTTTAATCAGAAGGGAAAACATGAGTATGTTGGATCTCCAGATGTAATG ATCTCCAGAGAACATTTTCTCTCCGTTACAGGGAAGAAAGAAGATGACTATGGTCCAGAGGAAAAGAGATCTTTATGGTACGATTACTCAGGTAATAGGAGATCAAATTCTGGTGTTGGAAACCGGTGGATTCGAAATGTACTTTTGGTTCTTTGCTTTGCAGTTTGTTGGAAGCACTTTATG AATTGCAGGACTCTCATCAAAGCATATGAGATGAATCCCATTCTCCATTTTCCTGGATATAGCCTAACAATTCCACTACTGTTGGCTTATACGGCCTACAAAACCAGGAGTGTATAA
- the LOC126592707 gene encoding probable E3 ubiquitin-protein ligase ARI8, producing the protein MDSDEEFDMLDANDDDDDDFYSGGDDDAAGAMDSDDAGVADYEFIDNDSDDSNDVASHRYQQNYTVLTEADIRQHQEEDIVRISTVLSIPKVAASILLRYHNWSVSKVHDEWFADEGKVRRAVGLPEKPVVEYPYASELNCGICFETYPRDKMHAAACGHPFCSSCWAGYISTAINDGPGCLMLRCPDPSCSAVVFQDMINDLASYEEKEKYSRYFLRSYVEDNRKTKWCPAPGCDYAINFIVGGGSYDVTCHCSYSFCWNCTEEAHRPVDCGTVSKWIMKNSAESENMNWILANSKPCPKCKRPIEKNQGCMHITCTPPCKFEFCWLCLGAWSDHGERTGGFYACNRYETAKQEGVYDEAEKRREMAKNSLERYTHYYERWATNQSSRQKALADLQQMQTVHLEKLSDIQCQPESQLKFITEAWLQIVECRRVLKWTYAYGYYLPEHEHAKRQFFEYLQGEAESGLERLHQCAEKELQVYLNDEDPSKDFNEFRTKLAGLTSVTRNYFENLVRALENGLSDVDSHGACSRTVSSKCLGGSSKGRGGRVKATTSRSSSSSRNIDDLGHWSCEHCTFANVRSASVCQMCQQRR; encoded by the exons ATGGATTCGGACGAAGAGTTCGACATGCTCGACGccaacgacgacgacgacgacgatttcTACAGTGGCGGCGATGATGATGCAGCTGGCGCTATGGACAGCGACGACGCTGGAGTTGCTGATTACGAGTTCATCGACAACGACTCCGACGATTCCAATGATGTCGCCTCGCATCGATACCAG CAAAACTACACCGTTTTGACAGAGGCTGACATTCGTCAGCATCAAGAGGAGGATATTGTGAGGATATCTACAGTGCTTTCTATTCCAAAAGTTGCAGCTAGCATACTGCTCCGCTACCATAATTG GAGTGTCAGTAAAGTACACGATGAGTGGTTTGCAGATGAAGGAAAGGTTCGCAGGGCTGTTGGCTTGCCCGAGAAACCAGTTGTTGAATACCCTTATGCAAGTGAA CTTAATTGTGGGATTTGTTTTGAGACCTATCCTCGTGATAAGATGCATGCTGCAGCTTGTGGTCATCCTTTTTGTTCCTCATGCTGGGCAG GCTATATTAGCACGGCCATTAATGATGGCCCTGGATGTTTGATGTTGCGCTGTCCGGATCCATCTTGTAGTGCTGTTGTTTTCCAAGATATGATAAATGATTTGGCTTCCTATGAAGAGAAGGAGAAATATTCGCGCTACTTTCTTAGATCTTATGTTGAAGACAATAGGAAG ACCAAATGGTGTCCTGCTCCAGGCTGTGATTATGCAATAAATTTTATTGTTGGTGGTGGAAGCTATGATGTTACCTGCCACTGTTCATATAGCTTTTGCTGGAAT TGTACTGAGGAAGCTCACCGTCCCGTTGATTGCGGCACTGTGTCAAAATGGATAATGAAGAATAGTGCAGAATCTGAAAATATGAATTG GATATTGGCTAATTCCAAGCCCTGCCCAAAGTGCAAACGGCCGATTGAGAAAAACCAAGGCTGTATGCACATCACTTGCACACCACCTtgtaaatttgagttttgctG GCTTTGCCTCGGTGCGTGGTCGGACCATGGTGAAAGGACAGGTGGCTTTTATGCATGTAACCGTTATGAGACAGCAAAGCAGGAGGGAGTG TATGATGAGGCAGAGAAACGAAGAGAGATGGCCAAGAACTCTCTGGAGAGGTACACTCATTATTATGAAAGATGGGCAACCAATCAATCG TCCCGTCAAAAAGCACTTGCAGACTTGCAGCAGATGCAAACTGTGCAC CTTGAGAAGCTGAGCGATATCCAGTGCCAACCTGAGTCACAGCTGAAGTTCATTACAGAGGCCTGGCTACAG ATAGTTGAATGTAGGCGAGTACTAAAATGGACGTATGCTTATGGATATTATTTACCGGAGCATGAACATGCCAAGAGACAGTTCTTTGAGTACTTGCAAG GTGAAGCTGAGTCTGGGTTGGAACGGCTTCATCAATGTGCAGAAAAGGAGCTACAAGTCTACCTTAATGATGAGGACCCATCAAAAGATTTCAATGAGTTCCGCACAAAACTTGCTGGATTGACCAG CGTGACTCGAAACTACTTTGAAAATTTAGTTCGAGCTCTGGAGAATGGTCTATCAGACGTGGATTCCCATGGTGCCTGCAGCAGGACAGTAAGCTCAAAGTGTTTGGGAGGTTCAAGTAAGGGAAGAGGTGGGAGGGTCAAGGCTACAACATCCAGGTCTAGTAGTTCGAGTAGAAACATTGACGATTTAGGCCACTGGTCCTGTGAACATTGCACCTTCGCAAATGTCAGGTCGGCCAGTGTGTGCCAGATGTGTCAACAGCGCCGGTAA